In Asterias rubens chromosome 17, eAstRub1.3, whole genome shotgun sequence, the genomic window aagttgatcgtccggattaaaaaaaaaagaggaggatgagggccttattatttagtatttttttactatttgttttcaagatggccgcttagtatttcaaatcaaacaggccaccaattcttcagtttgaatcaaccacaaacttattttatgcctgtttagttgcatgaggacctgtgttaacactaacaccAGGGTCGGATAACTGTACTAAAAATGTTTGCCGGTAGGCATTCacttaaaaattgttttatgaaacagacggttacaagtgttcgagagcatcacgttagattcgggaaaagctcctaggccagtccttttgaaaagatggatttaaaaaaaaatataataataataacaataaaggatgcgggcgggggcgatcaactggtatttttataTTTGGCCTAATGACGTGAAAATCTATttgtagccatagctgtagccaccattCTAAATATCAAATGCCAATAGTTACAAAGAATTTAATAAATGATTTAGTGGTTTTAATGGAATGGATGATTGACAGTTTAGAGAGGATGTGATCTACAGATGAAGTCACCTGAATGTGCGAGACGATATTGTCTCAGAGCTTCAGCTTGTAGTATGTGAGTTGCGTCTCGAAGATTCTTGGTAGACTGACCTGATGTTTTGATATTATTCACAATACACAcaacaatgtttaaaactaCAACTTTACACAAGGTTGTAAAGGCCAGGTCACGGGGCAGCTttaaactttcatttttttcaagaaaaattatAGCAAATCGACAAGGCCAACCTCAGAGTCCCAGACTAGTGATACCACAGTCgattggggtggggtggggtggaggGCATTACTCTAGTCTAtatatattgggtgcgttcgtttagctgtgtggctttttttttttcaggacgaacgtgggttattatctgcGCACGTTTgttctggaaaaaaacaacgccacacactggggttgacccagggaagctaaacgaacgcacccattataattataaatggtGGACCCGGAGATGGATTTTGCcagtggggggtgggggggggggatgcttTTCTGTTTTAGAAGGGTTTCGCTGGAGAGGGCATCTGTCTTCTCAtcttatttcaattttgttagtGGCCACGGTAGCGATCTTACGATTGCGACCCGATTGTGATTGTTCACTACACATTGTGAGTAGTTATATAAATTACAAACAACACATTAAAAAATCAGAAGTTTCATCTTgttccctccccccccccccctttttgggGGTTAacattatagtttttttttataccaattCTTTGTGGCCCACCTACCtacgggtgggggggggggcactgtaAATTTATTTGTGGGGAGGTGGCTACACACCGCCCAGTGCAGTGTGGCCACCAGACAGAGGAGGGTAGTAACTACAATGAATGGAAGAGCAGTGTGCAGTGTCACGGTCACGAGTGTGGGCTGGATAACCCAAAACGTTTCCTCACGGttatttggatttttttttttttattagccTGCAAAATTCACTGTCTTTGTCACTCATGTGACAACAGTCTGTCCATTACACTTTCCCAGTGTCACTGTCAATGTCATGAAATGTCAACTGTCGTCTGTCGTGTCTAGCAAGTGTACGAAACTTTTGACAGATTAAAATAAGTTAACAATCATTAAATTCAACAATGATCAATCAACGAAAAGAAGTCAAGTTCGTTGCACTTGCAAACCTAAACGATTTAGAAAtcacagtattattattaacaaattgCTTAATGGACCAAATACAACACACCAAGTTTTATTTATGTCATAAACCTTACCGTTTTTCGGTTCTTTTTCTTCATCCATTTTGTTGCTTcttcgatttttttttatcgccaACCAAAACAACAGCTCTTCATATACAGTTGGTATCCTGCCAATCCACAGTAAAGCAAACCACGCCACAGTGGGCAACCAGCGAATCGTTGCTAGGCTCTGCAAGAAACTCTGGTACCCAACGCCATTTTGGGGTAATTTGAACAACCAATAATGTAATGCTCCTGACTAAACTAAGTTGCGCACAAAAAATATCCGAAGTAATTATTCGCCACTTCTAATGTTTGAACTTCTTCCAGTCCTTTTATCACTTTTATCGCTAACAGCTGAAACTGCAGTCCACGATGTAACTTTTTGTTCTGTATAAATACTGCAAGTAGGGTCAGAATTTATACAGAAATAATTCACGCCCATGATTTCACTATTCTGTATAAAACTAGCCATGCGTTACATGAATCTGGAAGGACGGGGTGCAGTTTACTTATTACTTAGGAAGAAGCAATATTTCGGATATTTATTGGTGTTCATACTGAATCTGTGACTTTTGACCTCTAGTTAGTTACTCTTTCAATAACTatgttttataattgtttaagcATGGACGTAATTTTCCGTTATATTCAACAttaacaagaaacaaaactaattcacgcatattttaatttttatggaCCTTATTTAATGAAATATTAACCAAATAAAGACTATATAACAAGTCAAAACGTTTTAATGATTGAAAAAGAACGGGTTTCACGTGCTGTCTTCCACGAGTCTGTCTCTTTCGTGGGTCAGCACTAGCTTCCAAGATGGTACGAGTAAAATCTGACAATTATTCTTAAAATTTCACCATAATTTGTAAGCCTTTTAGTTTCATATTGAAACCGAATAAACATTCATGGTTGTTAATTGTAAATAGTAAGGAAAATATGAATTTCTTTAATTGGAAAGTTGTAAAATTGTCACTTTTGTGGACCGACATGATTGTCCAATTCGCCATGTTTGGTTTTTGCTGCGGGCTTTTGACTTGAGGGCGCCCTAACTtgatttgtacattttgtaaaattgtggtgtttttgtttatttattgtggGATTTGTTTGTGAGAAGTTCCTATTTCTAATGTAGAATACTTCTGCCTGTGTATCTGTAGGCCCTAATCTGATtcatcaaatttatttttgggGAGTGTCGCAAAAGTTTTCCAGCATGCCATGTGCTTGTCAAGTTGTTTTGAACTTCTGCTGTGGCTTAATCATACTGCTGTTGGTTGATCTATTGGTTGGAATGTTCTATCATCATGGATTTGTTCCAATGCTTTCACACATTGCACGGCATGCAGCTGCAGTGATAGTTACTGATTGCGCCGTTTCTGCGGTCCAGCAGAATTTTCTGGCCGTCCAATGGATTGTAGCAGGCCTGTGAAATATCTGCTTTAAAGCGGATTTCcgctctttttaatttttccaGTCCGCATTTTTCGTGAATCGTGGGTTCCGCTTTTTTCCGttccttgtttttcttgtgagcTCCGCTTTTTCCCGTTCcgtttttatcttctttttttacatcCGAAATAGATCGTCAAGCAGCACGTACCTGGAATCGGGAAGCACTTTAATGTGATTTGATATGATTTTGACATGAGTCGggggctagacccagtaaaatGCTCCGTCTTGGTCTTTCATTGGAGccgttgttgttaattttttgttcagCGCGATGtctattttacatgtacttcaatggcATTATTCAAGtgcaccaacagagggcgctttactaaaaagccaacaccttgagacGAGATTAGGCACACATGGTTTCCCCCATGCGACGTCCGTACGTACCGTACGTTGTGTGTACAGTGTATTTTTTGGGCGACAAGTAATGCATAATGGCTGTCGTCGACGAGGACTCATCGCGCTTGTAGATTTATTTCTAAAGGAATGCTACAAAAACATATTGAAAATGAGgatgcacaacacattgttacatgtaagaattgtggcctattgtttctgtgaatgtgttgtctacgcttcagtttttaattaaagccttttattacgttcgtaattttggcccaaaatccggacaacatttttctgcttttttttttcatgacccgCTCACAGGCCTGTTGTAGGCACAAGACCGCCCCACGGGAACATTCTTTTGCGCAGGAAATTCAATGAGCGTCATGGTCCATCAAACGTTCATAGACAAATTGATGgctttgaaatttgttttccttttttctgttggtttgtaaaataatttttttcatcCAGGgattgtaaaataattattttcatccAGGGTATCCTAAATTGTAtctttttgttcaattttataaagccttcTTGTTGTGTAGCTTTTGTTAACTTCTGTTTTAACAcaacttaatttttttgtatttgtccTACTTGTAGCCGCCCAAACAGCAGCAGAAGGGAAAGGACTCCGGCAAGTCTAAAACGTCACAGAAGAAGCCCACATCGGGTGGAGGCAAGGCCAAGAAGAAGGTACAAATATAGCTTTGAAACCTAACTTCAAAATTATGTTTTCCGAAGAATTATCCGTAAATCCTGTCATTGGAATACACAAActaaaaataagaaatatttCATGGTCATGGATGAAACGTGGCtcagtttgaaatgtttttgaatcgtttctcaaaatgtcatacATGACATCAGTGCATGTTGTGTACAACAAAGTCGTTTGGCTCCGTGCTGAAGTCATTGCCctggtgtccttgaaatgctccagaaaaatttacaatttcctaaaaaggtgccctttaccaataagcttgggcggttccttcggttacccggttctacccggttccaaattgaaaaccggaccggcggttccactcttctgtggaaccgggtacccgcttttgtcggttccgatttcAAAAGACGGAGTCCCAATTATAAAAgactctgtggagccgatccaGGGACGAACCGGCTCCAGAAATggaggcttgatgttgaaaacggtgaccgcagatacactgtgcaaaggcttcaagctgACATGAGCGTCAACTATCACATGTGGCTGCATTATTATACAAAACACAGTGCACAGATGCATAGGCATATGCTGAGATAaacagagtccaaagtccaaccagacagcacgttgtgattggctgccgatatatccatattcataaaagcttgtcccatgcacaaaacacacagtactgtatgcatgtacaggcatgtacacttcTATGTACAGACAcggcacactgcatgcactacgtacgtactgcactacgtacgtactgcactacgtacgtactgcactacggacgtactgcactacggacgtactgcactacggacgtactgcactacggacgtactgcactacggacgtactgcactacggacgtactgcactacggacgtactgcactacggacgtactgcactacggacgtactgcactacggacgtactgcattACGGACGTACTGCTGCCGGCCAAATCAAAGACTTGTATAAATGCAtggagaataggtgctcggtggcacgatgtctgattgacttggtgggtattctggtattaaattttttgttaaaaatagatTGGCTCccattgtttgtgtgtgtgtgtgtgagctccggatcgatgtctgattaacttggttattttcagttaaaatagatcggctaaattgtgtgtgtgtgagctcgggacgggcggcttattGTTTAGTGGAAtcgggtatgtctcagaaccgagctttttttgggaaccggaaccgagccaCGAATTTCTGGAACTGCCCAAGCttatgagaaaatgccttggtgcttttgccctttcaaaaacgaagcattgctttagtgtttaaaacattttgtaatcAAATGTTTCAACAACAAACGAATAAAGaagtaagcaatattttttaacCAATTGAATTGATTTATCCGAGCAGAAGTGGTCCAAGGGAAAGGTCCGTGACAAGTTGAACAATTTGATCCTCTTCGACCAGGCCACATATGACAAGCTCTACAAGGAAGTCCCAAGCTACAAGCTCATCACACCCTCAGTCGTCTCTGAAAGACTGAAGATCAGAGGATCACTGGCCAGGGCAGCTCTCAATGAACTCCTGAATAAGGGTGAGTCATCCAAGAACACCCCCCCACCACCCCTGAACCCTTGAACTGCCAACTCTCActgggggtggatttcacgagTCGTCCTAACTCAATATGACTTACTCGTCctgacttaggactagcctcatgtttttaataactcctacgactagtcctaagttaagactatcTTTTTTGAATTCGacccaacaaatttgaaaatctgtttTGATCATTTAAGCTTTTTCCTTATtgtgttgaatgtaattctaaagtCCTTGTACAaagtctccctgattgcaagatgaaaATGTTAGCAGCTCCGCCCTTCGCTCAGCTCGACTATTGCTATTACTTCCCTTGCCCTTACCCCCCTCAACCCTTACCAACCCTTACCCTCGCCTACCCCCACCCTTACCCTCGCTTACCCCCACCCTTACCCTCGCCTACCCCCACCCTTACCCTCGCCTACCCCCACCCTTACCCTCGCCTACCCCCACCCTTACCCTCGCCTACCTCCACCCTTGCCCTCGCCTACCCCCACCCTTACCCTCACCTATCCCCACCCTTACCTCATATGTTGATGAGAAATTCACTTGTTTTAATTTCCAACTGAGTGCAAAGGTTATCATCCTTAGCACCATTGTCTGGCTACATATTCCCCTTCTGATTTCACAACCAAAAGtgttaaatgttgtttatttaattttgtttgttaactttgttttgttgtgcaCCCATCTCTGTTCTAAATTTTATGCTTTGTAATTTAAACTTGCGAATGGTTTAGAGAACAATATCTGttccaatttatttttttgtaaatcttcAATTTCTTGTATGTATTGTAAGATTATGTAATGTTTGCTATGAGACATAGCCTAGAAATAGTAAGTAACAAACTATGGCGATTTATGTGTTTAACCagcagaattctgcagtaaccaaatctatgaaatttgacTAGGGTCTAACCTGGGctctcaatttcatagagctgtttaagcacac contains:
- the LOC117301665 gene encoding 40S ribosomal protein S25-like, translating into MPPKQQQKGKDSGKSKTSQKKPTSGGGKAKKKKWSKGKVRDKLNNLILFDQATYDKLYKEVPSYKLITPSVVSERLKIRGSLARAALNELLNKGLIKQVVKHHSQLIYTRTTKAGAEEEAAAGK